The following coding sequences are from one Capsicum annuum cultivar UCD-10X-F1 chromosome 3, UCD10Xv1.1, whole genome shotgun sequence window:
- the LOC107864694 gene encoding GDSL esterase/lipase 5-like, translating into MANNNPMGAISSYLTIFSVVMGLMGATCSSLHMMSECKKAEKGSVALYIFGDSYFDVGNNNYINTSTLDQANFWPYGLSYFNSSTGRFSDGRLISDFIAEYAKVPIPAPIMQPKNEEEDNYVNGANFASAGAGSLVQTFQGAVIDLKTQLNNYKKVKFWLRNKLGYSKSDKILRSAVYLISIGTNDYLSTFLTNSTLLSSYSQTQYVQMVIGNLTTVVREIHKNGGRKFGFLNLGDLGCLPGLRMLNPPNKNGCLEEASKLAKLHNVELNNLLLGIEKRLKGFTYSLYDFNRSLRHRMNHPSTYGFKEGKRACCGTGRYRGIYSCGGKRPVKQFEVCKSPKRHVFWDSYHLTQTIYQQMADEMWNGSHRLSGPSTLKALFQCL; encoded by the exons ATGGCAAATAATAATCCTATGGGTGCCATAAGCAGCTATTTGACCATATTCAGTGTGGTTATGGGATTAATGGGTGCAACATGTAGCAGCCTCCATATGATGAGTGAATGCAAAAAGGCAGAAAAGGGATCAGTTGCTCTCTACATCTTTGGTGACTCCTATTTTGATGTGGGAAACAACAACTACATCAATACATCAACTCTTGATCAAGCTAATTTCTGGCCCTATGGACTATCTTACTTCAACTCCTCTACTGGAAGATTTTCTGACGGTCGTTTGATTTCCGATTTCATTG CTGAATATGCAAAGGTTCCAATACCAGCACCCATTATGCAGCCAAAGAATGAAGAGGAGGACAATTACGTTAATGGAGCAAACTTTGCATCAGCTGGCGCTGGCTCTCTAGTCCAGACATTCCAGGGTGCA GTGATTGATTTGAAGACACAATTGAATAACTACAAGAAGGTGAAATTTTGGCTGAGAAACAAGTTGGGCTATTCTAAATCAGACAAGATATTGAGAAGTGCTGTTTACTTGATTAGTATTGGGACCAATGACTACTTAAGTACCTTTTTGACCAATTCTACACTCCTATCTTCCTATTCTCAAACACAATATGTACAAATGGTCATTGGCAACTTGACCACTGTCGTTCGA GAAATACACAAGAATGGAGGCAGGAAATTTGGGTTTCTTAATTTGGGTGACTTGGGATGTTTACCAGGCCTAAGAATGCTTAACCCTCCCAACAAAAATGGGTGTCTTGAAGAAGCTTCAAAACTTGCAAAATTACATAATGTTGAGCTTAACAATCTACTCTTAGGAATTGaaaaaaggctcaaagggttCACCTACTCACTTTATGATTTCAACCGTAGTTTGAGACACAGGATGAATCATCCCTCTACATATG GTTTCAAGGAAGGGAAAAGAGCATGTTGTGGAACAGGAAGATATAGAGGAATATACAGCTGTGGAGGAAAGAGGCCAGTGAAGCAATTTGAGGTTTGTAAAAGCCCCAAAAGGCATGTCTTTTGGGACTCTTATCATCTAACTCAAACTATTTACCAGCAAATGGCAGATGAAATGTGGAATGGGTCCCATAGACTCTCAGGACCTTCTACTCTCAAGGCACTCTTTCAATGCCTCTAA
- the LOC107861649 gene encoding phosphoinositide phosphatase SAC2, with protein MGSESKQVENMQINEHEDGRPLYLQKFRLYETTSNFYMVGRDKTRTFWKILKIDRLEPSELIMYEDSAIYSELECIDLLKRIHEGNKSTGGLKFVSTCYGIVGFVKFLGPYHMLLITKRRKIGLICGHAVYAITKSEMFPIPNSTVLSNMAYSKNENRYKKLLRTVDLTRDFFFSYSYHIMLSLQKNLSNCESGLTLYDTMFVWNEFLTRGIRHQLKNTLWTVALVYGFFKQVTLSLSSRDFVLTLIARRSRHYAGTRYLKRGVNEKGRVANDVETEQIVLEDVPVGCPVQISAVVQNRGSIPLFWSQETSRLNIKPDIILSRKDLKFEATKRHFENLVKRYGNPIIILNLIKTREKRPRETILRAAFANAIEFINKDLSEENHLRFLHWDLNKHSRSKATNVLTLLGKVAANALELTGFLHCQLIPASKTGKLLKFSSTDNTGDQAEQDLCEARAEPNSPCGDLCGDYHVNLSTLQKGVLRTNCIDCLDRTNVAQYAYGLVALGHQLHALGFIDVENIDLDSPLADNLMKLYEEMGDILALQYGGSAAHNKIFSERRGQWRAATQSQELFRTLQRYYSNAYMDAEKQDAINVFLGHFRPQEGKPALWELNSDQHYNVGGHASSLAMEHSRSFIKRSLSEGNLICGSSSPVKEIDTEQTDDSDQPLPESAKGGSKGLSESTPEISTCETDISFARYTPSMSGRQLFLDMQLEQRLGSESVRLRERVDSIDFSNFLDIDWLSSSGNSCEEEAFERSGIIGSPCGVLSYDGGTVESKAETIYSAIESSSSLKRQEQTSGYLNFDAKRSSKRTTEFSEKFVHWVNNGDMLFL; from the exons ATGGGTTCAGAGAGCAAGCAAGTTGAAAATATGCAAATAAATGAGCACGAAGATGGTAGACCGTTATATCTCCAGAAGTTTCGTCTATACGAGACTACCTCG AATTTCTATATGGTTGGAAGGGACAAGACTAGAactttttggaaaattttgaagATTGACAGATTAGAGCCTTCAGAGTTAATTATGTATGAAGATTCTGCCATATACTCAGAACTTGAATGCATTGATCTCCTTAAAAGAATACATGAAGGTAACAAGTCGACTGGAGGGCTTAAATTCGTTTCGACCTGCTATGGAATTGTTG GTTTTGTAAAGTTTTTGGGACCTTATCATATGCTTCTTATTACGAAAAGAAGGAAGATTGGATTGATATGTGGTCATGCGGTGTATGCCATTACGAAGAGCGAGATGTTCCCAATACCCAATTCTACTGTGCTTTCCAATATGGCTTATTCTAAGAATGAGAACAG ATACAAGAAGCTCTTGCGCACGGTGGATCTCACAAGGGACTTCTTTTTCAGCTACTCTTATCATATTATGCTCAGTCTTCAGAAGAATCTGAGCAATTGTGAGTCTGGACTCACACTGTACGATACAATGTTTGTATGGAATGAATTCTTGACTCGAGGGATTCGCCATCAGCTCAAAAATACTCTTTGGACTGTCGCTTTAGTATATGGATTTTTTAAACAG gttaCGCTTTCTCTCTCTAGTAGAGATTTTGTGTTGACCCTCATTGCCAGACGATCTCGTCATTATGCTGGTACCAG ATACTTAAAAAGAGGTGTAAATGAGAAGGGCCGCGTAGCAAATGATGTCGAAACGGAACAAATTGTGCTTGAAGATGTGCCTGTTGGGTGTCCTGTACAAATAAGTGCTGTTGTGCAGAATCGGGGTTCAATACCTCTATTCTGGTCGCAGGAGACTTCCCGTTTGAATATTAAGCCTGATATTATAC TCTCCAGGAAGGACTTGAAGTTTGAAGCTACCAAACGTCACTTTGAGAATCTTGTGAAGAGATATGGAAATCCAattataatattgaatttgattAAG ACTCGTGAGAAGAGGCCAAGAGAAACAATTCTTCGTGCAGCATTTGCTAATGCGATTGAGTTTATAAATAAAGATCTTTCTGAGGAGAACCACTTGAGATTTCTTCACTGGGACCTAAATAAACACTCTAGAAG CAAAGCTACAAATGTCTTGACACTCCTAGGCAAGGTGGCTGCTAATGCGTTGGAGTTAACAGGCTTCCTTCACTGTCAACTTATCCCTGCATCAAAGACTGGGAAATTGCTAAAATTCTCGTCCACTGA CAATACTGGAGATCAAGCTGAACAAGACCTTTGTGAAGCAAGAGCTGAACCTAATTCCCCTTGTGGTGATTTATGTGGAGATTACCATGTCAACCTTTCAACACTACAGAAAGGGGTGTTACGAACTAATTGCATAGACTGTTTGGATCGCACAAATGTTGCACAATATGCCTATGGGCTGGTTGCCCTGGGCCATCAGCTGCATGCCTTAGGTTTTATAGATGTGGAGAACATTGATTTAGATTCCCCGTTAGCAGATAATTTAATGAAACTCTACGAAGAAATGGGCGACATACTTGCACTACAGTATGGAGGGTCTGCTGCACATAACAAG ATATTTTCGGAGAGACGAGGCCAATGGAGAGCAGCAACTCAGTCTCAAGAGCTCTTTAGAACACTTCAACGCTATTACAGTAATGCCTACATGGACGCTGAGAAACAAGATGCCATTAATGT GTTTTTGGGACATTTCCGGCCTCAAGAAGGTAAACCAGCTCTCTGGGAATTGAATTCAGACCAGCACTATAATGTCGGGGGGCATGCATCAAGTTTAGCCATGGAACATTCTAG GTCATTTATTAAAAGGTCGCTGTCAGAAGGAAATTTGATCTGCGGAAGCAGCTCTCCTGTCAAAGAGATTGACACAGAGCAGACAGATGACTCTGACCAACCTTTGCCTGAGAGTGCAAAAGGTGGTAGTAAGGGTCTTTCCGAGTCCACCCCAGAAATCTCAACTTGTGAAACTGATATTTCGTTTGCCAG GTACACACCCTCAATGTCTGGTAGACAGCTTTTCTTGGATATGCAATTAGAGCAGCGTCTCGGCAGTGAAAGTGTTAGATTGCGTGAACGTGTTGATtcaattgatttttcaaatttccTAGATATTGACTGGCTGTCTTCATCTGGAAATTCATGTGAAGAAGAAGCATTCGAGAG